In Burkholderia sp. WP9, a genomic segment contains:
- a CDS encoding UbiD family decarboxylase — MNTRDAASPGTFHLRWGRPSGVLTLRDWLAHLAHTGRLATIDQPVALEHELAAIAKRLDGTQAAFFTKPGGHDVPVVSGFMSRRGWIAEAMGVAEADLLARFRDAADQPVASKEIPRAEAPCQQVVHTSGIDLHQLLPIPTHSEHDNGPYITAGLVIARNPRTGVQNVSINRIQVHGPDRMAILLLPRHLYAFQKAAEEAGEALDVAIAIGVDPLTMLASQAISPIDSDELEIAGALHGAPLPVVKCVSNGVDVPAYAEIVIEGRILPNVRELEGPFGEFPKYYSAQEAREVIEVTAVTHREKPIFHTIVPAEMEHLLLGAIPREATLLAHLQRSHPNVKDVHLSVGGVCRYHLWVQFEKKREGEAKNVILCAFGAHYDIKQVVVVDTDVDVHDPAEIEWAIATRFQADRDLVVIEGAQGSPLDPSTTVGQPEDAPPHLQGVSAKMGFDATRPVVYPSHVFTRVRIPGQDTVNLETLVAADNTAFDTYLGGAHG; from the coding sequence ATGAATACTCGCGATGCCGCATCGCCCGGCACTTTCCACCTGAGGTGGGGCCGCCCGTCGGGCGTGCTCACGCTGCGTGACTGGCTGGCGCACCTGGCGCACACAGGCCGGCTGGCCACGATCGACCAACCGGTTGCGCTCGAACACGAACTCGCCGCGATTGCGAAGCGCCTCGACGGCACGCAAGCCGCTTTCTTCACGAAGCCGGGCGGTCACGACGTGCCGGTGGTCAGCGGTTTCATGTCGCGCCGCGGCTGGATCGCCGAAGCAATGGGCGTGGCCGAGGCCGATCTGCTCGCGCGCTTTCGCGACGCGGCCGATCAGCCGGTTGCCTCGAAGGAAATTCCACGCGCCGAGGCGCCCTGCCAGCAGGTCGTGCATACCAGCGGCATCGACCTTCACCAGCTGCTGCCGATTCCCACGCACAGCGAACACGACAACGGGCCGTATATCACCGCCGGTCTCGTGATTGCGCGTAATCCGCGTACCGGCGTGCAGAACGTGTCGATCAACCGCATTCAGGTGCATGGGCCGGACCGCATGGCGATCCTGCTGCTGCCGCGCCACTTGTACGCCTTCCAGAAAGCCGCGGAAGAAGCGGGTGAGGCCCTCGACGTCGCCATCGCGATCGGCGTCGATCCGCTGACCATGCTCGCCTCGCAAGCCATCTCCCCAATCGATTCCGACGAACTCGAAATCGCCGGCGCACTGCATGGCGCGCCGCTGCCGGTGGTCAAATGCGTGAGCAACGGCGTCGACGTGCCGGCCTACGCCGAGATCGTGATAGAAGGGCGCATTCTGCCGAACGTGCGCGAACTGGAAGGCCCATTCGGCGAATTCCCGAAGTACTACAGCGCGCAGGAAGCGCGCGAGGTGATCGAAGTCACCGCGGTGACGCATCGCGAGAAGCCGATTTTTCATACGATCGTGCCGGCGGAAATGGAGCATCTGCTGCTCGGCGCGATTCCACGCGAGGCGACGCTGCTCGCGCATCTGCAGCGTAGTCATCCCAACGTGAAGGACGTGCATCTGTCCGTGGGCGGCGTGTGCCGCTATCACCTGTGGGTGCAGTTCGAGAAGAAGCGCGAAGGCGAAGCGAAGAACGTGATTCTGTGCGCATTCGGCGCGCACTACGACATCAAGCAGGTCGTGGTGGTCGACACCGATGTGGACGTGCACGATCCGGCCGAAATCGAATGGGCCATCGCCACGCGCTTCCAGGCCGACCGCGACCTCGTCGTGATCGAAGGCGCGCAAGGCTCGCCGCTCGATCCGTCCACCACCGTCGGTCAGCCCGAGGACGCGCCGCCGCATCTGCAAGGCGTGAGCGCCAAGATGGGATTCGACGCCACGCGGCCCGTGGTGTATCCGTCGCACGTGTTCACGCGGGTGCGCATTCCGGGGCAGGACACGGTGAATCTGGAGACCCTCGTGGCCGCCGACAACACCGCGTTCGACACGTATCTGGGTGGCGCACATGGCTGA
- a CDS encoding molybdopterin cofactor-binding domain-containing protein: MNQRDLLHSGDASTQERPAEPALENRPQRHLGRPMERLEDPAILTGRGRYGDDIGIRPGTLHAAILRSPHAHAELVSIDTDAASKLPGVHAILTRDDLRAWSRPFVVGVKSPMEQWALAMDRVRYVGEPVAVVLAQSRALAEDGLDLLKVEYAMLEPVTSIEQAASDQSPVLHEKVGSNVISDRHFRYGEPEAAFEQAPHRVKLVAHYPRNSCAPIECGVVIAEYLAGDEGYDVTSNFMGPFSLHAVMAMALNIPANRLRHKAPRDSGGSFGVKQTVFPYVVLMCLASRKAGAPVKWVEDRLEHLSAATSATARVSTLEAAVENDGRITALAYDQLEDCGGYLRAPEPATFYRMHGCLTGAYAIDHLLVRNRVVLTNKTPTGLVRGFGGPQVYFALERLMQRIALELKLDVLDVYRRNFVAADAFPYRAAAGALLDSGNYQEALRRALAEGNYEELRARRDAARRQGRLYGIGFAAIVEPSVSNMGYITTVMPAEARKKAGPKSGAIASATVSVDLLGGVVVTIASTPAGQGHMTVCAQVVADVLGVSPHDVVVNVEFDTHKDAWSVAAGNYSSRFAGAVAGTVHLAAVRVRDKIARIVSKQLGCAPDEIRFEEGRIFAKGAEDRAQPFGRVAANAPHWAPALLPEGEEPGLRETVFWNPPNMAAPDENDRINTSAAYGFAFDMCGIEVDRATGRVRIDRYVTAHDAGTLLNPALADGQIRGAFAQGLGAALMEEFRYGADGSFQSGTLADYLMPTTCEVPDPVIVHLETPSPFTPLGAKGLGEGNNMSTPPCIANAVADALGVDDIRLPLTPSKVMALIGIDDPEPSRPELREARAAKPATPGGGKALTAQGSVDLPASPEAIFAVLLDPNALAKVIPGCHALEAEGTNQYRADVTVGVGMIKARFEAKIGLSEIDAPHRLRLAGAGMSSLGSARGSGLVELTPIESGTRLSYDYEAQVSGKVAAVGGRMLEGAAKVVLRQLFESLGRQAAGKPVRTGGSWLSRLLTRFRRQA, from the coding sequence ATGAATCAGCGCGACTTGCTCCATTCAGGCGACGCGTCGACCCAGGAACGCCCCGCTGAGCCGGCGTTGGAGAATCGCCCGCAGCGGCATCTAGGCCGCCCGATGGAGCGTCTGGAGGATCCAGCGATTCTCACCGGCCGCGGCCGTTATGGCGACGACATCGGTATCCGGCCCGGCACGCTGCACGCCGCGATCCTGCGCTCGCCGCACGCGCATGCGGAACTGGTGTCGATCGATACCGATGCCGCGTCGAAACTGCCCGGTGTGCACGCTATCCTGACCCGCGACGACCTACGCGCCTGGTCACGGCCATTCGTGGTCGGCGTGAAATCGCCGATGGAACAGTGGGCGCTTGCCATGGACCGCGTGCGCTATGTCGGCGAACCGGTGGCGGTGGTGCTGGCGCAATCGCGCGCGCTGGCCGAAGACGGTCTGGATCTGCTCAAGGTCGAGTACGCGATGCTCGAGCCGGTCACGTCGATCGAACAGGCGGCAAGCGATCAGTCGCCGGTCTTGCACGAGAAAGTGGGCAGCAACGTGATCAGCGACCGGCACTTCCGCTACGGCGAACCGGAAGCCGCGTTCGAGCAGGCGCCGCATCGCGTGAAACTGGTCGCGCATTATCCGCGCAATAGCTGCGCGCCGATCGAATGCGGCGTGGTGATCGCGGAGTATCTGGCAGGCGACGAAGGCTACGACGTCACATCGAATTTCATGGGGCCGTTCTCGCTGCACGCAGTGATGGCGATGGCGCTCAACATCCCGGCCAACCGTTTGCGGCACAAGGCGCCGCGCGATTCGGGCGGCAGCTTCGGCGTGAAGCAGACCGTGTTTCCGTACGTCGTGTTGATGTGTCTCGCCTCGCGCAAAGCGGGCGCGCCGGTGAAATGGGTCGAGGATCGGCTCGAACATCTGAGCGCGGCGACCTCCGCGACCGCGCGCGTTTCGACGCTCGAAGCGGCCGTGGAAAACGATGGCCGCATTACGGCGCTCGCTTACGACCAGCTCGAAGATTGCGGCGGCTATTTGCGCGCGCCGGAACCGGCCACGTTCTATCGCATGCATGGCTGCCTGACCGGTGCCTATGCGATCGACCATCTGCTGGTGCGCAACCGCGTCGTGCTGACCAACAAGACGCCGACGGGTCTGGTGCGCGGCTTCGGCGGACCACAGGTGTACTTCGCGCTCGAACGGCTGATGCAGCGCATCGCGCTCGAACTGAAGCTCGATGTACTCGACGTGTACCGCCGCAATTTCGTCGCCGCCGATGCGTTCCCATATCGTGCCGCAGCCGGCGCGCTGCTCGACTCGGGCAATTACCAGGAAGCCTTGCGCCGCGCGCTCGCCGAAGGCAATTACGAAGAACTGCGCGCCCGCCGCGACGCGGCACGCCGGCAAGGGCGGCTGTACGGCATCGGCTTTGCGGCGATCGTCGAGCCGTCGGTGTCGAACATGGGCTACATCACGACCGTGATGCCCGCCGAGGCGCGCAAGAAAGCCGGGCCGAAGAGCGGCGCGATCGCAAGCGCGACCGTGAGCGTCGATCTGCTCGGCGGCGTGGTGGTGACGATTGCATCGACGCCCGCGGGCCAGGGGCATATGACGGTGTGCGCGCAAGTGGTTGCGGACGTGCTCGGCGTGTCGCCGCATGACGTCGTCGTCAATGTCGAGTTCGATACGCACAAGGACGCGTGGTCGGTGGCGGCAGGCAATTATTCCAGCCGCTTCGCCGGCGCGGTGGCGGGCACGGTGCATCTCGCGGCCGTGCGCGTGCGTGACAAGATCGCGCGCATCGTGTCGAAGCAGTTGGGTTGCGCGCCGGACGAGATCCGCTTTGAAGAAGGCCGCATCTTTGCGAAGGGCGCAGAAGATCGCGCGCAGCCGTTCGGCCGTGTCGCCGCCAATGCACCCCATTGGGCGCCCGCGCTGTTGCCCGAAGGCGAAGAGCCGGGCTTGCGCGAGACGGTGTTCTGGAATCCGCCGAACATGGCCGCGCCGGACGAGAACGACCGCATCAATACGTCGGCGGCCTACGGTTTCGCTTTCGACATGTGTGGGATCGAAGTGGATCGCGCCACGGGCCGCGTGCGGATCGATCGCTACGTCACCGCGCATGACGCCGGCACGCTGCTCAATCCCGCGCTCGCCGACGGCCAGATTCGCGGCGCCTTCGCGCAAGGACTCGGCGCGGCGTTGATGGAGGAATTCCGCTACGGCGCGGACGGCAGCTTCCAGTCGGGCACGCTCGCCGACTATCTGATGCCGACCACCTGTGAAGTGCCCGATCCGGTGATCGTGCATCTGGAAACACCGTCGCCGTTCACGCCGCTCGGCGCGAAAGGACTCGGCGAGGGCAACAACATGAGCACGCCGCCGTGCATCGCGAATGCGGTGGCGGATGCGCTAGGTGTCGACGATATCCGTCTGCCGCTGACGCCGTCGAAAGTGATGGCGCTGATCGGCATCGACGACCCGGAGCCGTCGCGTCCCGAGTTGCGTGAAGCGCGCGCGGCCAAACCGGCGACGCCGGGTGGCGGCAAGGCGCTCACCGCGCAAGGCAGCGTGGATTTGCCTGCATCGCCGGAAGCGATTTTTGCCGTGCTGCTCGATCCGAACGCGCTCGCCAAAGTGATACCCGGCTGCCATGCGCTCGAAGCCGAAGGCACGAACCAGTATCGCGCCGACGTGACGGTCGGCGTCGGGATGATCAAGGCGCGTTTCGAAGCGAAGATCGGCCTGTCGGAAATCGACGCGCCGCATCGGCTGCGTCTGGCGGGCGCGGGCATGTCGTCGCTCGGCAGCG
- a CDS encoding UbiX family flavin prenyltransferase — MAEYGHQPQRIVVGISGASGALIAVRLLAALRRLGTHETHLIVSASGAVTAAQELGMTRGDLERLADVVYNVRDIGAAVASGSFITAGMVIAPCSMKTLAGVANGFADNLLTRAADVMLKERRRLVLVARETPLNLAHLRNMTSVTEMGGIVMPPVPAFYAHPRTIEDVVDHTVGRILDLFGIEHREIAQRWSGLADEFAARRSGDDE, encoded by the coding sequence ATGGCTGAGTACGGACACCAGCCTCAGCGCATCGTCGTCGGCATTTCCGGCGCGAGCGGCGCGCTGATCGCCGTGCGTCTGCTGGCGGCGTTGCGCCGCCTCGGCACGCACGAAACGCATCTGATCGTGTCGGCCTCCGGCGCGGTCACGGCGGCGCAGGAACTCGGCATGACGCGCGGCGACCTCGAGCGTCTCGCCGACGTGGTCTACAACGTGCGCGACATTGGCGCGGCAGTGGCGAGCGGTTCGTTCATCACGGCGGGCATGGTGATCGCGCCGTGCTCGATGAAGACGCTCGCGGGCGTGGCCAACGGTTTTGCCGACAACCTGCTCACGCGCGCCGCCGATGTGATGCTCAAGGAGCGCCGCCGGCTCGTGCTGGTCGCACGCGAAACGCCGCTCAATCTCGCGCATCTGCGCAACATGACTTCCGTCACGGAGATGGGCGGGATCGTCATGCCGCCGGTGCCCGCTTTCTACGCGCATCCCAGGACGATCGAGGACGTGGTCGATCACACGGTAGGCCGTATTCTCGATCTGTTCGGGATCGAGCATCGGGAGATCGCGCAGCGTTGGAGCGGACTTGCGGACGAATTCGCGGCGCGCCGCTCGGGAGACGACGAATGA